Proteins encoded by one window of Streptacidiphilus sp. PB12-B1b:
- a CDS encoding metallopeptidase TldD-related protein, with amino-acid sequence MPGSPVRKRQRPQHAPGGGTVSNREPLPPHEVVERALARSTTSACIVIAEAVSSVNLRWAGNSLISNGDTRARTATVIALDHRADGIAAGTVTRAVADTGQLARLVEDAEAVARHQRPVEDALPLVASRSAVPGFTDPPVETDISVFTGLAPALRETFAEATAADRTLYGYAEHTVATTYVGSSSGLRARHDGPVGKLELTVKTGDGERSAWGGAGTTDFTDVDVEALAGQLAQRLAWGKRRVNLPPGRYETVLPPSAVADLMLHLYSWASSAEAIEGNNAFSRPGADGGTRIGERLSALPLDLYSDPSMPGLQCTPFVTAHTSGLDVSVFDNGHPLDRTDWIRDGVLTALPMSRHGASTTGRNPTPRIDNLILSRRGATSSMNDLISATDYGLLLTSLWYVRDLDPQTLLLTGLTRDGVYLIDSGEVVGEVGNFRFNDSPLDLLSRITEAGVTTAALPRERSSAARTAMPAVRASNFNMSTASRAR; translated from the coding sequence GCGCCGGGAGGCGGCACTGTGAGCAACCGGGAGCCGCTTCCGCCGCACGAGGTCGTCGAGCGGGCGCTTGCGAGGTCCACGACCTCTGCATGCATCGTGATCGCCGAGGCGGTCTCCAGTGTCAATCTTCGCTGGGCTGGGAACTCCCTCATCAGCAACGGCGACACCCGCGCCCGTACCGCCACCGTGATAGCGCTCGACCACCGGGCCGACGGAATCGCCGCCGGCACGGTCACCAGAGCAGTCGCCGACACCGGCCAACTGGCCCGCTTGGTCGAGGACGCCGAAGCCGTCGCCAGGCATCAGCGGCCGGTCGAGGACGCCCTACCGCTGGTAGCGAGCCGCTCCGCAGTGCCGGGGTTCACGGATCCCCCGGTCGAGACGGACATCAGTGTGTTCACGGGACTCGCGCCCGCCCTCCGTGAGACGTTCGCCGAGGCCACAGCAGCGGACCGCACGCTCTACGGCTACGCCGAGCACACCGTGGCCACGACCTACGTCGGCAGCTCCTCCGGGTTGCGCGCCCGGCACGACGGACCAGTCGGAAAGCTTGAACTGACCGTCAAAACGGGCGACGGAGAACGCTCCGCCTGGGGCGGTGCCGGCACCACGGACTTCACCGACGTGGACGTGGAGGCGTTGGCCGGACAACTCGCCCAACGCCTGGCCTGGGGAAAGAGGCGCGTCAACCTGCCACCGGGACGGTACGAGACGGTACTGCCGCCGAGTGCGGTCGCCGACCTGATGCTGCATCTGTACTCCTGGGCCAGCTCGGCGGAGGCGATCGAAGGGAACAACGCCTTCTCACGACCGGGAGCCGACGGCGGGACACGCATCGGCGAACGTCTGTCCGCGCTGCCATTGGACCTCTACAGCGACCCGAGCATGCCCGGGCTCCAGTGCACACCGTTCGTCACGGCCCACACGTCCGGACTGGACGTGTCGGTGTTCGACAACGGACACCCCCTCGACCGCACGGACTGGATCCGCGACGGCGTCCTGACAGCGCTTCCGATGTCCCGCCACGGCGCGTCCACGACCGGGAGGAACCCGACTCCCCGTATCGACAACCTGATCCTGTCCCGACGAGGTGCCACCTCGTCGATGAACGACCTGATCAGCGCCACCGACTACGGGCTGCTGCTGACCAGCCTCTGGTACGTCCGGGACCTGGACCCGCAGACACTGCTGCTCACCGGGCTGACCCGGGACGGCGTGTATCTGATCGACTCGGGAGAGGTGGTCGGTGAGGTCGGCAACTTCCGGTTCAACGACAGCCCGCTCGACCTCCTGTCACGGATCACCGAGGCAGGCGTGACCACTGCAGCATTGCCCAGAGAACGGAGCTCAGCCGCCCGAACGGCGATGCCCGCGGTCCGCGCCTCCAACTTCAACATGTCGACAGCCAGCCGGGCACGATGA
- a CDS encoding IS630 family transposase: MGRPMAELTLTDDERETLVRWSRRAKSSQALAQRCRIVLGCAEGKSNQVVAAELGIWPQTVGKWRRRFLESRLDGLADEQRPGAPRKIGDDQVEDLVIATLERAPKDATHWSRASMAAESGLSKSTVGRVWKAFGLKPHLVETFKLSKDPQFIDKVRDVVGLYLDPPERALVLCVDEKSQIQALDRSAPVLPMMPGMPERRTHDYLRNGVTTLFAALDVATGEVIGSLHRRHRATEFKKFLTKLDKEVPADLDVHLICDNYATHKTPAIQKWLAAHPRFHLHFTPTSSSWLNQVERWFGLLTDKQLRRGVHTSVRALEKDIRDWIKTWNGNPRPFTWTRTADEILERLATYLERSPGAGH; the protein is encoded by the coding sequence ATGGGGCGGCCGATGGCCGAGCTGACGTTGACGGACGATGAGCGCGAGACGTTGGTCCGCTGGTCGCGGCGGGCCAAGTCCTCGCAGGCGCTGGCGCAACGCTGCCGGATCGTTCTCGGCTGTGCGGAGGGGAAGTCGAACCAGGTGGTCGCTGCCGAGTTGGGCATCTGGCCGCAGACGGTCGGCAAGTGGCGGCGGCGTTTCCTGGAGAGCCGTCTGGATGGCCTGGCCGACGAGCAACGGCCCGGCGCCCCCAGGAAGATCGGCGATGACCAGGTCGAGGACCTGGTCATCGCCACGCTGGAGCGGGCTCCCAAGGATGCGACGCACTGGTCGCGGGCGTCCATGGCAGCCGAGAGCGGGCTGTCGAAGTCCACGGTCGGCCGGGTCTGGAAGGCGTTCGGCCTCAAGCCGCACCTGGTGGAGACCTTTAAGCTCAGCAAGGACCCGCAGTTCATCGACAAGGTCCGCGACGTGGTCGGGCTCTACCTGGACCCGCCGGAGCGGGCCCTGGTCCTGTGCGTGGACGAGAAGAGCCAGATCCAGGCGCTGGACCGCTCGGCACCGGTCCTGCCGATGATGCCCGGGATGCCCGAGCGACGCACCCACGACTACCTGCGCAACGGCGTCACCACACTGTTCGCCGCACTGGACGTGGCCACGGGCGAGGTCATCGGCTCACTCCACCGCCGACACCGGGCCACGGAGTTCAAGAAGTTCCTCACCAAGCTGGACAAGGAAGTGCCGGCCGACCTGGACGTGCACCTCATCTGCGACAACTACGCCACCCACAAGACCCCCGCGATCCAGAAGTGGCTTGCCGCCCACCCGCGGTTCCACCTGCACTTCACCCCCACCAGCTCGTCCTGGCTCAACCAGGTCGAGCGGTGGTTCGGCCTGCTGACGGACAAGCAACTCCGACGCGGAGTCCACACGTCCGTCCGCGCGCTGGAGAAGGACATCCGGGACTGGATCAAGACCTGGAACGGGAACCCACGGCCCTTCACCTGGACCAGGACCGCCGACGAGATCCTCGAACGACTCGCCACATATCTTGAACGATCTCCTGGCGCAGGACACTAG